Proteins encoded within one genomic window of Synechococcus sp. PCC 7335:
- a CDS encoding esterase-like activity of phytase family protein has product MSLSLSRVGSFDAGENGAEIITYDTGRELLYAVSGGTELQAISIADPTDPVLQASVDIADFTPGTIAGANSIAFSESSGLIAVVLESEPVTDNGLVVVVDLAEIEVIFATDGSLTAENIADGVRVFEVGALPDMVTFTPDGSKILVANEGEPSEVVDSEGNTTFIDPEGSISIIDVSGGFAALDPQTAVSTADFTRFNGRAADLRADGVRLFPDIEDNVASDLEPEYIAVSHDGTKAFVTLQENNAIAIVDIETATVDGIQPLGLKDFSQGLPNLTTYDFDRRGNINNGSGDLLTSEGDNIELGGFSGLFFDGVNEETGNLKFLAVPDRGPNGDADGDDRPFLLPDYQARVVAFELNESTGNITITGELMLKRDDGTPITGLPNIPNIDRRAVDASGNPVDLEALAEMDAADFGADYDRIGADLESVLRAPNGSLWMVDEYRPSIYRFNENSGEIIRRYVPEGTRNQANEANLDANFERRFFGKETLPTDYRTRRANRGFEGAAFDTDNNIFYAFIQTPLSNPDRETDDDSSVIRILGIDPDTGTPVAEYLYLLEDPEVGNTVDKIGDAVYAGDGKFFVIERDSSLENNAQKFIFEVDLKGATNILSQRRIEGDTPEALSPDQLAALGVQPVTKRKVTNLASLGYLPSDKPEGIALLPDGRIAILNDNDFGLVEGAENVQLGIIDFALSNGLDASDRDGNTDNEDESDDGAINIDTEPVFGLYMPDSIASFEANGETFYVIANEGDDRGDADEAGRGEAIRLKDISDVVSFDRNGLTLDESIDQALLADDELGRLTISSIDGDTDGDGDIDRLVTYGGRSFSVLDSNGNLVFDSGDQIAQITAELAPELFNANDGSPTEFDTRSDNKGAEPEAITTGVIDGTPYAFVGLERAGGGILVFDLSDPSTPKFEQYIRDDADIAPEGLAFILAEDSPSDQALLAVANEVSATVSIHEITPSGPEDADFTLELLHLADQEAGIPALDDAPNASAVLNALKADERFDNTLVLSSGDAFIPGLFFSSSEESFGGVGRADILIQNELGIQAIAFGNHEFDAGTGVVRDLVAGEILATGLALKETQQVGDTPVPDTVAMGEFSASLKGNRLTISGEFRGLTSELAPMGDADSEGNPPSAIQLRTGNNGFNGPILRNLTVELDDEDTSAGEFAGTFDLTDAETARFLADGTYVNLSTADNPAGELRGQIDINFESPNSDGLDFAGANFPYLSSNLDFSTDENLADLVVEDDQAPKSNSIAATTVIDVNGEKIGVVGATTPTLQAISNPDDVTVLPDDFDPAPTSAQLDALAVEIQTDVDELLAANPDINKVVLLSHMQQISIERELATRLQNVDIIVAGGSNTRLVDENDILRPGDTDQGPYPIFETDAEGNPVAVVNTDGNYRYIGRLVLDFNEEGVLLTDSYDPDVSGAYATDSDGVARLDAEDLVDPEIQTIVDELREVIIAKESNVFGVSDVYLNGLRGSVRIQETNLGNLTADANLAIAKGTDPDVVISIKNGGGIRDDIGRVVVPAGGTGEAERLPNEPVPEANKPEGGISETDISNALSFNNGLTLLTVTAEELLEIIEFGVGASSPDDGNTQGRFPQVAGIEFSFDLTQSPGDRVQSLVVLDEAGNDADVIVQDSELMGDPSRSFRLVTLGFLAGGGDGYPFPMGERADVVDISLPVEAERTGGATFAPDGTEQDALAEYLLNNFATEESAFAAADTSRAKDTRLQNLAFRADTVIDEVDGSGTSFTPGNGGRTVELTALDGASAIRLSLDNIQVENASEVRVFRVGDNSDEQIGAFSILEAGLLKGSFEPSFSVHASEGDRLRFEMVASESTTTGTVSIDGDGNAALAFGDTTLSLEIDNGVGVPNLVVDSEDNDGAAALDFTSQSGNSNVRFSFFREAGFDSTVGLYVIDDLTGQVTFEGETFQVSDDGYAAAALGRAVEGLALSTNDNGFATVDAVISSDLFGTYITVEDPNFANPQTYFSFLGANNGRDHVTLLGDNAIGFEDLPGLGDADFNDIVVSFAVEPFNALR; this is encoded by the coding sequence ATGTCACTGTCTTTGTCAAGAGTCGGTAGTTTTGATGCAGGCGAAAATGGCGCTGAGATTATCACCTACGATACTGGGCGAGAGCTTCTGTACGCTGTGTCTGGGGGCACGGAGCTCCAGGCTATTAGCATTGCCGATCCTACCGACCCTGTCTTGCAGGCATCGGTTGATATTGCTGATTTTACCCCTGGAACTATTGCAGGGGCCAACAGTATTGCCTTCAGCGAGAGCAGCGGCCTGATAGCCGTTGTCCTAGAGTCTGAGCCAGTCACTGATAACGGACTAGTTGTTGTTGTAGATCTCGCTGAGATTGAAGTGATATTCGCTACTGATGGTAGCCTAACTGCTGAGAACATCGCGGACGGGGTGAGAGTGTTTGAAGTAGGCGCACTACCTGATATGGTGACCTTTACACCTGATGGCTCTAAGATACTAGTGGCTAATGAAGGAGAGCCTAGTGAGGTAGTTGATTCGGAGGGTAATACTACCTTTATCGACCCGGAGGGCTCTATCAGCATTATCGATGTCTCTGGTGGGTTTGCCGCGCTCGATCCACAGACTGCGGTGTCTACGGCTGATTTTACCCGGTTTAACGGACGGGCCGCTGACCTGAGAGCAGACGGGGTTAGGCTTTTTCCTGATATTGAAGACAACGTCGCCAGCGATCTAGAGCCCGAATACATTGCGGTCTCACATGATGGTACGAAGGCGTTTGTGACTTTGCAAGAAAACAATGCGATCGCCATTGTCGATATTGAAACAGCAACTGTTGATGGCATTCAGCCTTTGGGACTAAAAGATTTTAGTCAGGGGTTGCCCAATTTGACGACCTACGATTTTGACCGTAGAGGAAACATCAACAATGGCAGCGGCGATTTGTTGACTTCAGAAGGAGACAATATTGAGCTGGGTGGGTTTTCTGGTTTGTTCTTTGATGGGGTCAACGAAGAGACCGGCAATCTAAAGTTTTTGGCTGTCCCCGACCGTGGCCCTAACGGAGACGCCGATGGTGATGATCGTCCTTTCTTACTACCGGACTACCAGGCAAGGGTCGTTGCTTTCGAGCTAAACGAGTCAACCGGCAATATTACTATTACCGGTGAGCTAATGCTAAAGCGAGATGATGGCACGCCGATTACGGGCCTGCCAAATATTCCTAACATCGACCGGCGAGCTGTGGATGCTTCAGGTAACCCGGTAGATTTAGAGGCGCTAGCTGAAATGGATGCGGCTGACTTTGGCGCTGACTATGACCGTATAGGTGCTGATCTTGAAAGTGTGCTTAGAGCACCGAACGGTAGCTTGTGGATGGTCGACGAGTACCGTCCTAGTATCTATAGATTCAACGAGAATAGTGGTGAGATAATTCGGCGCTATGTACCTGAAGGAACACGTAATCAGGCGAATGAAGCTAACCTGGACGCGAATTTTGAGAGAAGGTTTTTTGGTAAGGAGACGCTGCCAACCGACTATCGAACAAGAAGAGCAAATCGGGGCTTTGAGGGAGCCGCGTTTGATACTGACAACAATATCTTTTACGCCTTTATCCAAACGCCGTTAAGCAATCCTGACCGGGAAACAGACGATGATTCTAGCGTGATTAGAATATTGGGTATTGATCCTGATACGGGTACACCTGTTGCTGAATACCTTTACTTGCTAGAAGATCCTGAAGTCGGTAACACCGTCGATAAGATTGGCGATGCGGTGTATGCAGGAGACGGTAAGTTCTTTGTGATCGAGCGCGATTCTTCTTTGGAGAACAATGCTCAAAAGTTTATCTTCGAGGTTGATCTAAAAGGCGCTACTAATATCCTTAGCCAGCGTAGAATCGAGGGCGATACGCCAGAGGCGCTATCGCCTGATCAGCTAGCAGCACTAGGCGTTCAGCCAGTTACCAAACGGAAGGTGACTAACTTGGCTTCATTAGGCTATCTGCCTTCTGATAAACCGGAAGGAATTGCGCTATTGCCCGATGGTCGTATCGCTATACTCAACGACAATGATTTTGGTCTAGTAGAAGGCGCAGAGAATGTTCAGCTTGGAATTATCGATTTTGCGCTTAGCAATGGATTAGATGCGAGCGATCGCGATGGCAATACCGACAACGAAGACGAGTCTGACGATGGTGCAATCAACATCGATACTGAACCTGTCTTTGGTCTCTACATGCCTGATTCTATCGCTTCATTTGAAGCCAATGGTGAAACCTTCTACGTGATTGCAAACGAAGGTGATGATCGAGGGGATGCCGATGAAGCCGGTCGAGGGGAGGCTATTCGTCTAAAAGATATTAGCGATGTGGTCTCTTTCGATCGAAATGGACTGACCCTAGACGAGTCGATTGACCAGGCTCTGCTGGCGGACGATGAATTGGGCCGGCTGACTATCTCTTCGATCGATGGTGATACTGACGGCGATGGTGATATCGATCGACTGGTGACCTACGGCGGTCGCTCTTTTTCTGTTCTAGATAGCAATGGCAATCTGGTATTCGACAGTGGCGACCAGATTGCTCAGATTACTGCTGAGTTAGCGCCAGAGCTGTTCAATGCGAATGACGGTTCACCTACAGAGTTTGATACTCGCTCAGATAATAAAGGCGCCGAGCCAGAAGCGATTACTACCGGCGTAATTGATGGCACTCCTTATGCGTTTGTAGGACTAGAGCGAGCTGGCGGCGGGATCTTAGTCTTTGATCTATCTGATCCGAGCACGCCGAAGTTTGAACAATACATTCGTGATGATGCCGATATTGCTCCTGAAGGATTGGCTTTCATCTTAGCGGAAGATAGTCCTTCAGATCAGGCATTGCTCGCAGTTGCGAATGAGGTGTCGGCGACGGTGAGCATTCATGAAATTACACCGAGTGGCCCGGAGGATGCTGATTTTACTTTAGAACTGTTGCATTTAGCGGATCAAGAAGCTGGCATTCCAGCTCTGGACGATGCGCCTAATGCATCTGCGGTGCTAAATGCGCTGAAAGCCGATGAGCGCTTTGACAACACGCTGGTGCTCTCTTCGGGCGATGCGTTTATTCCTGGTTTATTCTTCTCTTCTTCTGAAGAGTCTTTTGGTGGGGTTGGCCGGGCTGATATCTTGATTCAGAACGAGCTAGGTATTCAGGCGATCGCCTTTGGCAATCACGAATTTGATGCCGGTACGGGGGTTGTTCGAGACTTGGTCGCAGGTGAAATTCTAGCCACAGGACTGGCGCTAAAAGAAACTCAACAAGTTGGGGATACCCCAGTTCCTGATACGGTTGCGATGGGTGAATTCAGCGCTAGCCTCAAAGGTAATCGCTTAACTATCTCAGGTGAATTTAGGGGCCTGACTAGTGAGTTGGCTCCTATGGGTGACGCTGATAGCGAAGGTAATCCCCCGAGCGCGATTCAACTTCGTACTGGCAATAATGGCTTCAACGGTCCTATTCTCAGGAATTTGACCGTAGAGTTGGATGACGAGGACACCTCTGCTGGCGAGTTTGCAGGCACGTTTGATCTCACTGACGCCGAGACTGCCAGATTTCTCGCAGATGGTACCTATGTCAACCTAAGCACCGCTGATAATCCCGCTGGCGAGCTGCGTGGACAAATTGATATCAACTTTGAAAGCCCCAACAGCGATGGTCTAGACTTCGCCGGTGCTAACTTCCCCTATCTGAGCAGTAACTTAGACTTTAGTACTGACGAAAATTTAGCTGATCTGGTAGTCGAAGACGACCAAGCGCCCAAATCAAACAGTATTGCCGCGACAACGGTGATTGATGTCAACGGTGAAAAGATTGGCGTTGTCGGTGCGACGACGCCAACCCTTCAAGCTATCTCTAACCCTGATGATGTCACTGTTTTGCCAGACGACTTCGATCCAGCACCGACTAGTGCTCAACTAGACGCGCTGGCGGTTGAAATTCAGACAGACGTAGACGAACTGCTTGCTGCTAACCCTGATATTAACAAGGTCGTTTTGCTATCACACATGCAGCAGATTTCTATTGAACGTGAGCTAGCTACTCGATTGCAGAATGTCGACATCATCGTAGCGGGTGGCTCTAACACCAGACTGGTAGATGAGAATGACATTTTACGCCCTGGAGATACCGACCAAGGCCCCTATCCCATCTTTGAAACTGACGCTGAAGGCAATCCAGTCGCGGTTGTTAATACGGACGGTAACTACAGGTACATTGGCCGTTTGGTACTCGACTTCAACGAAGAGGGCGTTTTGCTAACTGATAGCTACGACCCAGATGTCAGTGGCGCTTATGCTACAGATAGTGACGGCGTGGCACGTTTAGATGCTGAAGACCTGGTTGATCCTGAGATTCAGACAATTGTGGATGAGCTGCGCGAAGTCATTATTGCCAAAGAGAGTAATGTCTTTGGCGTGAGCGATGTGTATCTGAACGGTCTGCGTGGCAGCGTTCGAATTCAAGAAACAAACCTTGGTAATTTGACGGCGGATGCTAATTTGGCGATCGCTAAAGGAACCGATCCTGACGTGGTCATTTCCATTAAGAACGGCGGCGGTATCCGTGATGATATTGGCAGAGTAGTGGTTCCGGCTGGGGGAACAGGTGAAGCCGAAAGGTTACCCAATGAACCAGTGCCCGAAGCGAACAAGCCCGAGGGCGGAATCTCTGAAACGGATATCTCTAATGCGCTGAGTTTTAATAACGGACTCACACTACTAACGGTCACTGCTGAAGAGCTGCTTGAGATCATTGAATTTGGCGTCGGTGCTAGCAGCCCAGATGATGGCAATACTCAAGGACGCTTTCCCCAAGTGGCGGGGATTGAGTTCAGCTTTGATCTGACTCAGAGTCCAGGCGATCGCGTTCAATCTTTAGTGGTCTTAGATGAAGCGGGCAATGACGCCGATGTGATTGTTCAAGATAGCGAGCTAATGGGCGATCCTAGCCGCAGCTTTCGCTTGGTGACGCTAGGTTTCCTAGCAGGCGGAGGCGATGGCTATCCGTTTCCTATGGGCGAGAGGGCTGATGTTGTTGATATCTCGCTGCCTGTCGAAGCTGAGCGTACTGGCGGTGCGACTTTTGCCCCAGATGGCACTGAACAAGATGCCCTAGCTGAGTATCTCTTGAACAACTTTGCTACGGAAGAAAGCGCCTTTGCTGCTGCTGATACCTCACGCGCAAAGGATACTCGGCTGCAAAATCTCGCCTTTAGAGCAGATACTGTGATTGACGAGGTCGATGGTAGCGGAACTAGCTTCACGCCCGGCAACGGTGGCCGCACGGTTGAGCTGACAGCTCTTGATGGTGCTAGTGCAATCCGGCTTAGTCTAGACAATATCCAAGTCGAGAACGCTAGTGAGGTTAGGGTCTTTCGAGTTGGTGACAATAGCGATGAGCAAATAGGCGCATTCTCGATATTAGAAGCTGGGCTACTTAAAGGCAGCTTTGAACCTAGCTTTAGCGTGCACGCTAGCGAGGGCGATCGCCTTCGGTTTGAGATGGTTGCTAGTGAGAGCACGACTACTGGAACGGTGTCTATCGATGGCGATGGCAATGCTGCTTTGGCCTTTGGTGATACGACACTATCGTTAGAGATAGATAATGGTGTAGGCGTACCGAATCTGGTGGTTGACAGCGAGGATAATGACGGCGCCGCAGCGCTTGACTTTACAAGTCAAAGCGGAAATTCTAACGTCAGGTTCTCATTCTTCCGCGAGGCCGGTTTCGACAGCACTGTCGGTCTTTATGTGATTGACGATCTGACCGGACAAGTTACCTTTGAGGGTGAGACTTTCCAGGTTAGCGACGATGGATACGCGGCAGCGGCGTTGGGTAGAGCCGTTGAAGGGCTTGCACTTTCGACTAATGACAATGGGTTTGCAACCGTTGATGCGGTGATTAGCAGCGATCTGTTCGGTACCTACATCACCGTAGAAGATCCTAACTTTGCAAACCCTCAAACCTACTTCTCGTTCTTGGGCGCTAACAACGGCAGAGATCACGTGACTCTTCTAGGCGACAATGCAATTGGCTTTGAAGATCTGCCAGGGCTGGGCGATGCTGACTTTAACGACATCGTAGTTTCATTCGCTGTAGAACCTTTCAACGCTCTGCGATAG
- the ileS gene encoding isoleucine--tRNA ligase encodes MSESKSYKETVLLPQTNFSMRANAVKREPELQAYWQEKKIYETLAQKNPGEPFILHDGPPYANGDLHMGHALNKILKDIVNKYQILQGRKVRYVPGWDCHGLPIELKVLQKMKSSERRELTPIKLRQKAKEFALKTVEKQSEGFQRYGVWGDWDHPYMTLLPEYEAAQLGVFGKMVENGYIYRGLRSVHWSPSSQTALAEAELEYPEDHISPSIYLAFPVVTASESAQSALAPYLDSLGVAVWTTTPWTIPANVAVAVNADLTYAVVKSESGEPFEYLIVAKDLAEKLSDLFGTGLQIVGEIKGESLAGSTYRHPLATKEAAFDRISPIVIGGDYITTESGTGLVHTAPGHGQEDFAVGQREELPILCPVDERGNFTAEAGSLEGLNVLKTANDVLIEVLTEEKVLLKHEPYNHKYPYDWRTKKPVIYRATEQWFASVKGFVGDAINAINEVEWIPATGKNRITSMVSERSDWCISRQRSWGVPIPVFYDEETGEPLMTQETIAHVQAIVAKKGADAWWELSVDELLPEAYRNNGKRYIKGTDTMDVWFDSGSSWASVVQQREGLDYPAEIYLEGSDQHRGWFQSSLLTSVATNGHAPYHQVLTHGYVLDENGRKMSKSLGNGVDPKVIIEGGNNKKQEPPYGADVLRLWVSSVDYSGDMRLGMRNVKQMSDVYRKIRNTARFLLGNLHDFDPSRDAIAYEQLPDLDQYMLHRMTEVFADVKTAFESYQFFQFFQTVQNFCVVDLSNFYLDIAKDRLYISSANSARRRSCQTVLSVAIESLAKAIAPVLSHMAEDIWQALPYEAGSESVFESGWVQMKEDWQRPDLVEKWQQLRTIRDEANVVLEQARTDKAIGSSLEAKLLLYTNDDILRNTLMDMNSADSLTAYSTAPSTPQSNHVDELRYLFLVSQVELLDSLDQLTGAKYQVEVNGLTIGVVNADGEKCDRCWNYSTHVGESSEDPTICDRCVAALSNDF; translated from the coding sequence GTGAGTGAATCTAAGAGCTATAAAGAGACCGTCTTGCTGCCGCAAACTAATTTCAGTATGCGAGCAAATGCTGTCAAGCGTGAGCCAGAGCTACAGGCCTATTGGCAAGAGAAAAAGATTTACGAAACCCTAGCGCAAAAAAATCCGGGTGAGCCGTTCATTTTGCACGATGGGCCGCCTTATGCCAATGGCGATCTGCATATGGGCCATGCACTGAACAAAATTCTAAAAGACATTGTTAATAAGTATCAGATTCTGCAGGGTCGCAAGGTGCGTTATGTGCCAGGTTGGGATTGCCACGGTTTGCCCATCGAACTGAAGGTGTTACAGAAGATGAAGTCTTCTGAGCGAAGAGAGCTAACGCCAATCAAATTGAGACAGAAGGCAAAAGAGTTTGCGCTAAAAACTGTAGAGAAGCAGAGTGAGGGCTTTCAGCGATATGGCGTATGGGGTGATTGGGATCATCCTTATATGACTCTGCTACCTGAGTACGAGGCTGCTCAGTTAGGTGTGTTTGGCAAAATGGTAGAAAACGGCTACATCTACCGGGGATTACGTTCTGTGCATTGGAGTCCTTCTTCACAAACAGCACTCGCAGAAGCAGAACTTGAATACCCAGAAGATCATATTTCACCGAGTATCTATCTAGCCTTTCCAGTCGTCACTGCTTCAGAGTCAGCCCAGTCAGCTTTGGCGCCTTATCTAGATAGTTTGGGCGTAGCGGTTTGGACCACCACTCCTTGGACAATCCCAGCGAATGTCGCGGTCGCGGTCAACGCTGATCTGACGTACGCGGTGGTAAAGAGCGAATCGGGTGAGCCCTTTGAATACTTGATTGTGGCTAAGGATTTGGCTGAAAAACTAAGCGATCTATTTGGCACCGGTTTACAGATCGTTGGCGAAATCAAAGGAGAATCCTTAGCCGGTTCTACCTATCGTCATCCGTTGGCGACGAAGGAAGCAGCTTTTGATCGCATCAGCCCCATTGTGATCGGTGGCGACTATATTACTACCGAATCAGGGACGGGTTTGGTACATACTGCGCCTGGCCATGGACAGGAGGATTTTGCGGTCGGTCAGCGAGAAGAGCTTCCTATTCTGTGCCCAGTGGACGAGCGGGGTAACTTTACAGCCGAAGCAGGCAGCCTGGAAGGGCTCAACGTGCTAAAGACTGCAAATGACGTACTGATTGAAGTACTCACTGAAGAGAAAGTGCTGCTGAAGCACGAGCCGTATAACCATAAGTATCCATATGACTGGCGAACGAAGAAGCCGGTCATCTATCGGGCTACGGAACAGTGGTTTGCTTCTGTGAAGGGCTTTGTCGGCGATGCCATTAATGCTATTAACGAAGTAGAGTGGATTCCAGCTACTGGTAAAAACCGGATTACCTCGATGGTATCTGAGCGGTCTGACTGGTGCATTTCTCGCCAAAGGAGCTGGGGCGTACCGATTCCAGTGTTCTACGACGAAGAAACGGGCGAGCCGCTGATGACTCAAGAGACGATTGCTCATGTTCAGGCAATCGTGGCTAAAAAGGGTGCGGATGCCTGGTGGGAGCTGAGTGTGGATGAGCTTTTGCCCGAGGCGTATCGCAACAATGGCAAGCGCTATATCAAAGGTACCGATACGATGGATGTGTGGTTTGATTCAGGATCTTCCTGGGCTTCAGTCGTGCAGCAGCGTGAGGGACTAGACTATCCGGCAGAGATATATCTAGAAGGATCAGACCAGCATCGGGGATGGTTTCAGTCGAGTCTGCTGACGAGCGTGGCGACTAACGGCCATGCGCCGTATCATCAGGTGCTCACTCATGGCTACGTACTCGATGAAAATGGTCGCAAGATGAGTAAGTCGCTGGGCAATGGCGTTGATCCTAAGGTAATTATCGAAGGTGGAAACAACAAGAAACAGGAGCCCCCATATGGAGCCGATGTGCTGCGACTGTGGGTGTCTTCGGTGGACTACTCAGGCGATATGCGTTTGGGTATGCGCAACGTTAAGCAGATGTCGGATGTGTATCGCAAGATCCGTAATACGGCGCGCTTTTTGTTGGGGAACTTGCATGATTTTGACCCGTCACGAGATGCGATCGCCTACGAGCAGCTACCAGATCTTGATCAGTACATGCTGCACCGGATGACAGAAGTATTTGCTGATGTGAAGACAGCGTTTGAGTCGTATCAGTTTTTTCAGTTCTTCCAGACGGTGCAGAATTTCTGCGTGGTCGATCTGTCGAACTTTTATTTGGATATTGCGAAGGATCGGTTGTATATCAGTTCGGCGAATTCGGCTCGGCGGCGTAGCTGCCAGACGGTGCTATCTGTGGCAATTGAGAGTTTGGCAAAGGCGATCGCGCCTGTTCTCTCGCATATGGCCGAAGATATCTGGCAAGCCTTGCCGTATGAGGCAGGCAGTGAGTCAGTGTTTGAATCTGGCTGGGTGCAGATGAAAGAAGATTGGCAGCGGCCTGATCTAGTAGAGAAGTGGCAACAGCTACGGACAATTCGCGATGAGGCTAATGTTGTTTTAGAGCAAGCGCGAACAGATAAAGCAATTGGCTCTTCTTTAGAAGCGAAGCTGTTGCTTTATACCAACGATGATATTTTGCGTAACACGCTGATGGATATGAACTCAGCAGATAGTTTGACAGCCTATTCAACAGCACCCTCCACGCCGCAAAGCAATCACGTCGATGAACTGCGCTATCTATTCTTAGTGTCTCAGGTGGAGTTGTTAGATAGTCTAGATCAGCTAACAGGAGCGAAGTATCAGGTAGAAGTGAACGGTTTGACAATCGGAGTGGTAAACGCAGATGGTGAGAAGTGCGATCGCTGCTGGAATTATTCTACTCATGTCGGTGAGTCGTCGGAAGATCCAACAATCTGCGATCGCTGTGTAGCGGCGCTCTCTAATGACTTCTAA